In the Arthrobacter sp. CDRTa11 genome, CCATGCCACCAGTCTGGTCCCGTTTCCCGGCTGATTCCAGTGAACCAGCCGGGAAAATGTCGGGAACTGCCGGCGTTCGCCAGGCTAGACGGCGATAGCGGCCAGGGCTGCTGCGCTTTCCTTGGCGGGGAAGGCGGGCGGGTTGACCCCTGCCATCTCTTCCATGACGCGGACTACCTGGCAGCTGTAGCCGAACTCGTTGTCGTACCAGACGTAGAGGACCAAGTTTTTGTCGTTGGAGATCGTGGCCAGGCCATCAACGATGCCGGCGCGGCGGGAACCAACGAAGTCGGTGGAGACCACCTCGGGGGAATCGATGTAGTCGATCTGCTTGCGCAGCTCCGAGTGCAGCGACATCTCCCGAAGGTAGTCGTTGATTTCGTCCTTGGTGGTGCCCTTTTCCAGGCTGAGGTTCAGGATCGCCAGGGAGACGTCCGGCGTGGGAACCCGGATGGAGCTGCCCGTGAGCTTGCCCAGGAGTTCGGGCAGGGCCTTGGCCACTGCTTTGGCGGCACCGGTCTCCGTGATGACCATGTTCAGGGCGGCGGAACGGCCGCGGCGGTCACCCTTGTGGAAGTTATCGATCAGGTTCTGGTCATTTGTGAAGGAGTGGACGGTCTCCACATGGCCGTGGATGACGCCGAACTTGTCGTTGATGGCCTTCAGGACCGGGGTGATGGCGTTGGTGGTGCAGGAGGCTGCGGAGACGATCGTGTCCGAGTCCTGGATGGTGCCGTGGTTGATGCCGTGAACGATGTTCTTCAGATCGCCCTTGCCCGGAGCCGTGAGGAGGACGCGGGCCACTCCCTTGCTCTGCAGGTGCTGGGACAGGCCCTCGGCGTCACGCCAGCGTCCCGTGTTGTCCACCACCAGGGCGTC is a window encoding:
- a CDS encoding glyceraldehyde-3-phosphate dehydrogenase, whose translation is MGREALAEAMIPVIGRLYRENNVVTSIHGRSLINKSTMNILKAHRFARRMSKDELLLEETAPLLNTLAGLELGAAAIDIARLNQKFKAEANGATLEEFLRAELAEIVGKRGGDDRTSTDVVLYGFGRIGRLLARLLIEKAGGGHGLRLRAIVVRRGSDKDLSKRASLLRRDSVHGSFEGTIRVDEDANTITANGVQVQVIYSDNPATIDYTAYGIKDALVVDNTGRWRDAEGLSQHLQSKGVARVLLTAPGKGDLKNIVHGINHGTIQDSDTIVSAASCTTNAITPVLKAINDKFGVIHGHVETVHSFTNDQNLIDNFHKGDRRGRSAALNMVITETGAAKAVAKALPELLGKLTGSSIRVPTPDVSLAILNLSLEKGTTKDEINDYLREMSLHSELRKQIDYIDSPEVVSTDFVGSRRAGIVDGLATISNDKNLVLYVWYDNEFGYSCQVVRVMEEMAGVNPPAFPAKESAAALAAIAV